The Burkholderiales bacterium JOSHI_001 genomic sequence CGCGCGCGGCCCGAAACTTGCGAAACCCCTGGCGGAGGGTTCCCCAACGTCACGCAAGGATTCGGCTCCCATGGGCATTGCCAGACACATCAAGGAAATCGGCCGCGGCCATGAAGGCGCGCGCTCGCTGGGCGTGGACGCCGCCGAAGACCTGATGTCACAGCTGTTGGACGGCCAGTGCAGCGACCTGGAGGTTGGCGCCTTCTGCCTGGCCATGCGCACCAAGGGCGAGACCCTGGACGAACTGGTGGGTTTCCTGAAGGCGCTGCACGAGCGCGCCGCCTGCGTGCCCAGCGACAGGCCGGTGGTGCTGATTCCCAGCTACAACGGTGCGCGCCGCCTGCCCAACCTGACCCCTTTGCTGGCGCTGCGCCTGGCCCAGGAAGGCGCGCGGGTGCTGGTTCACGGGCCCCTGCACGACCCCGCGCGGGTGACCAGCGCCGAGATCTTCACCAACATGGGCCTGGCCCTGGCCGAAACCCCCGGCTGCGTGGCCGAGGCCTGGTCGCGCCACGAACCAGCCTTCCTGTGCACCAGCGCCATCAGCCCGGCGCTGCAGCGCCTGCTGGACGTGCGCTGGGTGGTGGGCCTGCGCAACAGCGGCCACACCATCGCCAAGATGATGAACCCGGTGCAGGGTGCACCGGTGCTGCGCCTGATGAGCCACACCCACCCCGAATTCGGTGCGTTGATGGCCAGTTATGCCGAACGCGAAGCGGCCGACATGATGTTGCTGCGCGGCACCGAGGGTGAACCCGTGGCCGATCCGCGTCGCCTGCCCAAGTTGGACGTTTGGCTGCAGGGCCATTGGCGCATTGAACTGTCCTGCCAGGCCCAGGACGGCAGCCTGTCCGAACTGCCGCTGCTGCCGCGCAAACACGACGCCGCCACCACCGCGATGTACATCCAGGCCGTGGCCAGCGGCGAGAAACCCGCGCCGGCGCCGCTGGAGCGCCAGGTGCAGTTGCTGTTGAACACCCTGGCCGCGATGGACCACCCGGCCCCGCAGGAGCGACGCGCATGAAACCCCAGCCTTCCCGCCCTTGGTGCGCCCTGGTGGGCGCCGGCCCCGGCGACCCCGAACTGCTGACCCTGAAGGCCTTGCGCACGCTGCGCCGTGCCACCGTGCTGCTGGTGGACGACCTGGTCAATCCGGCCATCGTCCAGATGGCACTGGCCGGCCGCAAGCGCCCACCACGCGTGGTGCACGTGGGCAAGCGCGGCGGCTGCCGCAGCACACCCCAGGCCTTCATCGAAAAGCTGATGCTGCACGAGGCCCTGGCGGGCGAGCGCGTGGTGCGCGTGAAGGGCGGGGACCCCTTCATCTTCGGCCGCGGCGGGGAAGAAGCCGCCACGCTGCGCGCCCAGGGCGTCACGGTGGAGGTGGTCAACGGCATCACCGCCGGGCTGGCCGCGGCCAGCGGCATCGGGGTGCCGCTGACCCACCGCGACCACGCGCAGGGCGTCATGCTGGTGACGGGGCATGCCCGGGAAGGTGGCCAGGCGCCCGACTGGGCGGTGCTGGGCGCCGCCGCGGCGCAAGGCCTGACGCTGGTGGTCTACATGGGCATGTCGCGCCTGGCCGACCTGCAGGCCGGCCTGCTGCGGGCCCTGCCGGCCCGCACCCCGGTGGCCGTGGTGCAGCACGCCAGCCTGCCCACCCAACGCCACGCCGCTGGGCGGCTGGACGGTCTGGTGCAGATGGTGGCCACTCACCGGCTGGCCAGCCCGGCGGTGCTGATCGTGGGCGACGTGCTGCAAGGCCTGGCGCAATTGCCCCTGCCCACCGCTGCCGCGGCCTGAACCCGCGGCGCCGCTACAGTGGCGCACCCCGGCGCGTTGGGCGCCGGCCGACCCCACCCGCCCTGTGCCCCTTTTCGATCTGGCCGTCATCGGCGCCGGCGCGGCCGGCCTGTTTTGCGCCGCCTGTGCCGGCCAGCGCGGTCTGTCGGTGCTGCTGATCGACCATGCGCCCAAGCTGGCCGAGAAGATCCGCATCTCCGGCGGCGGGCGCTGCAACTTCACCAACCTGCAGACCAGCGGCGCCAACTTCCTGTCGGAGAACCCGCGCTTTTGCCGCTCGGCCCTGGCGCGCTACACACCGGCCGATTTCACCGACTTGCTGCGCGCCCACCGCATCGGCTTCCACGAAAAGCACCGCGGCCAGTTGTTCTGCGACGAAGGCAGTGAACGCATCATCCAGATGCTGGTGGACGAGTGCCAGGCTGGCCAGGTGCAACGCTGGCAACCTTGCGCGGTGGACACCGTGGGCTTGGTGGATGGCGCCTTTGCACTGGCCACCGCGCGCGGCCCGGTGCGCGCGCGGCGCCTGGTGGTGGCCACCGGCGGGCTGTCCATACCGGCCATCGGCGCCAGCGACTTCGGCCACCGCCTGGCGCGCCAGTTCGGGCACCGCATCGTGCCGCCCCGCCCCGCTTTGGTGCCGCTCACTTTCGACGCTGCCCAATGGTCGCCCTACGCCGCGCTGGCGGGGTTGGCGCTGGAGGTTGGCATCGCCACCGGCCAGGGCGCCACGCGCGGCCGCTTCACCGAAGACCTGCTCTTCACCCACCGCGGCCTGTCCGGCCCGGCGGTGCTGCAGATTTCCAGCTACTGGCAGCCGGGCACAGCCGTCACGCTGGACCTGACCGCGGGCGTCGACCTGGCCGCCGCACTGGCCGACGCCAAACGCAGCAGCAAACGCCAGCTGGCCACCGAACTGGCCCGCCACCTGCCGCAGCGCCTGGCAGACACCTGGCTGGCCGTGAACGGTGTCACGCCAGAGCGCGCCATGCCGGAATGCAAGGACCGCGACCTGGCCGCCTTGGCCCAGGGCCTGGCGCACTGGCCATTGGTTCCCACCGGCACCGAGGGCTACAAGAAGGCCGAGGTCACCGCCGGTGGGGTGGACACCCGCGAACTGGATTCGCGCAGCCTGGAAAGCCGCCTGCAGCCCGGGCTGCACTTCATTGGCGAGGTGGTGGACGTGACCGGCTGGCTGGGCGGCTACAACTTCCAGTGGGCCTGGGCCAGTGCCGCCGCCTGCGCCCAGGCCTGCGCCGACGCCCGGGCCGGGGTGGCTTGAGCCGGCCCGGCCCGAGCGATTTGGAGGAAGCCCCGATTTCAGGCTAGAATCGCTGTCTTTGCTGGACAACCGCATCCCGAATACCAATGACCACCATTCGCGTCAAGGAAAACGAGCCGTTCGACGTGGCCCTGCGCCGCTTCAAGCGGACGATTGAAAAGCTGGGCCTGCTGACCGAACTGCGTGCTCGTGAGTTCTACGAAAAGCCCACTTCCGAGCGCAAGCGCAAGAAGGCCGCTGCCGTGAAGCGCCACTACAAGCGCGTTCGCAGCATGCAGCTGCCCAAGAAGCTGTACTGAACACCGCGGGTGCCAACCCGCCCCACAAGCCCGCGCGGGATGCCGCCGCGGGCTTTTTGACTTTCTGGAGTCCACCATGTCCACCAGCCCGTCCCTGAAAGACCGCATCACCGAAGACATGAAGGCCGCCATGCGCGCCAAGGAGCCCGACCGCCTGGGCACCATCCGCATGCTGCTGGCCGCCATCAAGCAGCGCGAGGTGGACGAGCGCATCGCGCTGGACGACCTGGCCGTGGTGGGTGTGGTGGACAAGCTGATCAAGCAGCGCAAGGACTCGATCGCCGCCTTCCAACAGGCTGGCCGCGACGACTTGGTGGCCAAGGAAAGCGCCGAGGTGGTGGTGCTCAACGCCTACCTGCCGGCGCGCCTGTCGGCCGACGAGGTGGCGGCCGAGATCGCGACCCTGGTGGCCGAGTTGGGGGCCACCGGCCCCGGCGACATGGGCAAGGTGATGGGCGCGGCCAAGGCCCGCCTGGCCGGCAAGGCCGACATGGGCCAGGTGTCGGCGGCGGTGAAGGCCGCCTTGTCGAAGTAAGGTTGCGGCTTTCCTTGTGGAGCCCCCACCGATGAACCCGAACCTGCTGCCCGCGCGCCCCATTGCCGACGACGTCAGTGTGGCCCCGCAGCTCACCCCCGAGGCCATGGCCGAGGCCGCGCGCGCCGGCTTCAAGAGCGTGGTCAACAACCGGCCCGACTTCGAGCACGGCCCCGACCAACCCACGCATGCCGCCATGCAGGCGGCGGCCGAGGCGGCGGGCCTGGCCTATCGCTTCCTGCCGGTGGCCGGTGGCTACCAGTCGCCGGAAGAAATTGCGGCCTTCGCCAGCCTGCTGGCCGAACTGCCGCGACCCTTGCTGTGCTTCTGCCGGTCCGGTGCGCGCAGCACCCGGCTGTACCAGCAGGCCATCCAGGGCTGAACGCCCCGACCCCGGGGGTGAGCCCCCATGTTCTATCGCCCTGGCCTTTCTAGAATCCGCGCCAGCGCCTCATGGCGCACAGGAGACTTCGTGAACGGATTGCTAAAGATCTCAGGGGCAGTAGACACCCTCAACGAGTGGTTGGGCCGCCTGATCATGTGGCTGGTGCTGGGCGCGGTGCTCATCAGCGCGGGCAACGCCATTGTGCGCAAGGCCTTCAACATCGGCTCGAACGCCTTCCTGGAAATCCAGTGGTACCTGTTCGCCGGCGTTTTCATGCTGGGCGTCGGCTACGTGATGCTGAAGAATGCGCATGTGCGCATTGACTTCATCTCTTCCAAACTGTCCAAGCGCACCAACGCCATCATCGACGCCATCGGCATCGTCATCTTCACCATCCCGCTGTCGCTGATCATGGTCGACCTGGGCTGGCCGCTGTTCCAGCGCGCCTGGGTGTCGGGTGAAATGAGCCAGAACGCCGGCGGCCTGATCCGCTGGCCGGTGCTGCTGCTGGTGCCGGTGGGTTTTGCCATCCTGGCGCTGCAGGCGCTCTCGGAACTGATCAAGCGCGTGGCCTTCCTCACCGGCCACCGGGCCGAGCCTTTCTCGGTGGAACACGAAAAATCCGCCGAAGAACTGCTGGCCGAAGAGCTGGCGGCCGAGGCCGAGAAAAAGAACCTGGCCGGAGCGAACTGACATGGTGGCCTTCATCACCGAGAACTTCGTTCCGCTGCTCTTCACCGGGCTGCTGTTCTTCCTGCTCACCGGCATTCCGGTGGCTTTCGGCCTGGCGGCCACCGGCCTGCTGTTCGGCTACATCGGCATGTCGGTGGACCTGTTCAGTTCCAACCTGTTCCAGGCCCTGCCGCAGCGGGTGTTCGGCATCATGCAGAACGACACCCTGCTGGCCATTCCCTTCTTCACGTTCATGGGCATCATCCTGGAACGCTCCGGCATGGCCGAGGATTTACTCGAGACCGTGGGCCAGGTGTTCGGCCCGGTGCGCGGCGGCCTGGCCATTGCGGTCATCCTGGTGGGCGCGCTGCTGGCCGCCACCACCGGCGTGGTGGCCGCAGCGGTCATCAGCATGGGCCTGATCTCGCTGCCCATCATGCTGCGCTACGGCTACAACCGCACCATCGCCACCGGCACCATCACCGCCAGCGGCACGCTGGCACAGGCCATACCGCCGTCGCTGGTGCTGATCGTGCTGGCCGACCAGCTGGGCCGCAGCGTGGGCGACATGTACGCCGGGGCCCTGATTCCGGGCCTTCTGCTGGTGGGCCTGTACATCAGCTTCGTGCTGGCCGTGGCGGTGCTGCGCCCATCCTGGGTGCCGGCGCTGCCGACCGAGGCGCGCATCTACCGTGAAGAAAACGGCGCCAGCGGCCACAAGTCGCTGCTGGCCCTGCTGGTGGTGTGCGGCGTGGCGGGCTGGGCCTGGGCCCAGGTGCACAACGGCCTGATGAAAAGCTGGACCGGGCGCGTCACCGAAGCGCCGGGCGACGAGGTGCTGATCCTGTCGCTGACCATCTCTTCGCTGCTGGCCCTGGCATTGGCGCTGGCCAACAAGGGGCTGAAGCTGGGGCTGCTGTCGCGGCTGGCGCAGCAGGTCACCTTCGTGCTGATTCCGCCGCTGGTGCTGATCTTCCTGGTGCTGGGCACCATCTTCCTGGGCGTGGCCACGCCCACCGAAGGCGGCGCCATGGGTGCCCTGGGTGCGCTGATCATGGCCTTCGGCCGCCGCCGCCTGAACGGCAAGCTGATGAAGCAGGCGCTGGACAGCACCGCGCGACTGTCCACCTTCGTGCTGTTCATCCTGATCGGCTCCACGGTGTTCAGCTTCACGTTCAACGCGGCCGATGGCCACCTGTGGGTGGAACACCTGTTCGCCAACATGCCAGGTGGCGCGCTGGGCTTCCTGATCGTGGTGAACATCCTGGTGTTCATCCTGGGCTGCTTCATCGACTTCTTCGAGATCGCCTTCATCGTCATACCCATGCTGGCGCCGGTGGCCGAAAAGCTGCTGCCCAGCATGTTCCCGCCCGGCACGCCGGTGGATGCCATCATGGTGTGGTTCGGCGTGGTGATTGCCATGAACCTGCAGACCAGCTTCCTGACGCCGCCGTTCGGATTCGCGCTGTTCTACCTGCGCAGCGTGGCGGCGAAGAAGGACTACAAGGACCGCGTCACCGGCGAAACCATCCCGGCGGTGACCACGCCGCAGATCTACAAGGGCAGCATCGCCTTCATCGTGCTGCAGCTCATCATGGTGGGCTTTGTCATCGCCTACCCCGGGCTGGTGACCGGCGGCATCGGTGAAACGGTGAAGATCGACGCCGACAAGGCGCTGCAGGAAATGGGCATGCCGGCACGCGACGCCCCCGTGGCGCCGCCCACCCTGGAAGCGCCCGTGGCGCCGTCCGGCGGCGGCGCATCGGCGGCCAGCGAGCCCACCGCCGCCAACGCTGCGGACGACGCCATGAAGGCCGTGCAGGACGCCTTGAAAAACGACGCCGCGGGCAAGAAGCCCTGACATCGGTGGCCGAAAAAAAGGGCCCCGAAGATTCGGGGCCCCTTCTCCATTTCGGATCGACAGGTTCTTACAGCTTCTGGCGCTGCATGAAGTCGTCGAAGCTGGCTTCGGTGAAACGGAACCACAGGTTGGCGTCGCGGCGGAACGCGCTGTAGTCGTCGTACACCTTCTTCCAGTTCGGGTTCTTGGCGCCGATCTCGCTGTACAGCGCCATGGCTTCCTTGAAGGCCGCGTCCATCAGGTCCTTCGGGAACGGGAACAGCTTGGCGCCACCGGCCACCAAGGTCTTCAATGCGGCGGCGTTCTTGCCGTCGTACTTGGCCTGCATGTCCACATGCGCGTAGGCCGAGGCCGCCTCGATGATGGCCTTGTTCTCGGCCGACAGCCCTTCATAGGCCTTGCTGTTCACGTACAGGTCCAACTGCGGGCCGCCTTCCCACCAGCCGGGGTAGGCGTAGAACGGGGCCACCTTGTTGAAACCCAGCTTCAGGTCGTCGTACGGGCCCACCCATTCGGCCGCGTCGATGGTGCCCTTTTCCAGCGCCTGGTAGATCTCGCCGCCAGGGATGTTCTGCGGCACGCCGCCGATGCGTTCCACCACCTTGCCGGCGAAGCCGCCAACGCGGAACTTGGTGCCCTTGAAGTCGGCCAGCGACTTGATTTCCTTGCGGAACCAGCCACCCATCTGGGCCCCGGTGTTGCCCATGGGGAAGTTGATGATGTTGTAGGGCTTGTAGAAGTCGCGCATCAACTTCAGGCCGTTGCCTTCGAACATCCAGGACGTCATCTGGCGGCTGTTCAGGCCGAATGGAATGGCGCAGCCCAGTGCGAAGGTTTCGTCCTTGCCGAAGAAGTAGTAGGGCGCGGTATTCGCCATTTCCACCGTGCCGGCCTGGATGGCGTCCACCACGCCGAAGGCGGGTACCAGTTCGCCAGGCGCGTGAGTGGTGATCTGGAACTTGCCTCCCGACAGGTCCTTCACCTTGGCGGCGAAGACGTCGTTCACGCCGAACAGCGTGTCCAGGCTCTTGGGGAAGCTGGACGTCAGACGCCAGCGGATGTTGGCCTGTGCGTGAACGGCCGGGGCCACGCCCGCCGCCAGCACGCCGGCCAGACCGGCGCTACGAACAAAGGAACGACGTTCCATGCAGAACTCCTTGGCAAATTTGCAGTAGAGAAGACGCCGAAATTCTAGGAGGCGGCGACACCCCCCCACCGGGGTTTTACCCCGACAACGTTGATATTGGTCTGTGTGAACCTGGTGGTGGCGGGCACCCCATGGGCACCCAAACCGGGGGGTCAGGAACCGGCCAACTTCATGCGGCCCAGCAGCACCGTGCCCAGGGTCTTGCCGCCGGTGGTGTATTCGTCGGCGCCCACGGCTTCGATGCTGCGCAGCATGTCCTTCAGGTTGCCGGCGATGGTGATTTCATGCACCGGGTGCACGATGCGGCCACCTTCCACCCAGTAGCCGCTGGCGCCGCGCGAGTAGTCGCCCGTGACGTAGTTCACGCCCTGGCCCATCAGTTCGGTGACAAACAGGCCCCGGCCCAGCTTGCGCAGCATGGCCGGCAGGTCGTCGCCCGGCTGGGTGTGGCGGCTGGACAGGCGCAGGTTCTGCGAGCCCCCCGCATGCCCCGTGGTGCGCTTGCCCAGCTTGCGCGCCGAGTAGCTGGACAGGAACCAGCCCTGCACCACGCCGGCGTCCACCACGCGCCGCTTCGTCGTGCGCACGCCTTCGTCGTCGAACGGGGCGCTGGCCTTGCCCTTGGGCAGGTGCGGGTCCTCGTCGATGTCGATGTGGCTGGCCAGCACCTGCTGCCCCAGGCTGTCGGGCAGGAAGGTGGCCTTGCGGTACAGCGCCCCGCCGCTGGTGGCCTGCACATAGGCACCCAGCAGGCCGGCGGCCAGGGTGTTCTCGAACAGCACCGGCACTTCGCGGGTGCTGATCTTGCGCGCGTTCAGCCGGCTGAGCGAACGCTCGGCCGCGTAGCGGCCCACCGCTTCGGGCGTGGCCAGTTCGTGGGCGTCGCGCATGCTGCTGTACCAGGCGTCGCGCTCCATCAGCGAGCCGCGCCCGGCGATGGGTGCCACCGAAATGGAATGGCGCGAACTGGCAAAGCCGCCGCGAAAGCCGCGGCTGTTGCCGGCCCAGAAGTGGGACTGCTGCGCCGACACCCCCGCGCCTTCGGAATTGGTGATGCGGCGGTCGGTGTCGAAGGCGGCCTGTTCGCAGCGCCGACTGAGCTCGGCCGCCATTTCGCCGGTCAGGTCCCAGGGATGGAACAGGTCCAGGTCGCGCGTGGCTTCTTCGGGCGTGGCCAGGTCGGCCGCGTCGGGCAGGCCGGCGGCCGGGTCCTCGGCGGTGAAGCGGGCGATGTCGTAGGCCGCGCGCACCGTCTGCGCCAGCGCGGCGCTGGAGAAGTCGGACGTGCTGGCGTTGCCGCGGCGCTGGCCCAGGTAGACGGTGACGCCGATGCTCTTGTCGCGGTTGCGTTCGACGTTTTCCACCTCGCCCTTGCGCACCGACACCGACAGGCCCACGCCTTCGGACACTTCGGCCGCCGCGTCGCTGGCGCCCAGGCGCTTGGCCAGGCCCAGGGTTTCGTCCACCAGGCTCTTGAATTGCTCGGGGCTGTAGGCAAAGCCCCGGGGGGCGCTGGAGTCGGACATGGGTGTTTGCGGCGTGGTGCGGACGGTTGAGCCGAAGCGGTTGCTTATCATAGCCAGCACCATGCCCCGCGCCCCGAAGAAGCTGCCCCCTGC encodes the following:
- a CDS encoding TRAP-type mannitol/chloroaromatic compound transport system, small permease component (PFAM: Tripartite ATP-independent periplasmic transporters, DctQ component), with product MNGLLKISGAVDTLNEWLGRLIMWLVLGAVLISAGNAIVRKAFNIGSNAFLEIQWYLFAGVFMLGVGYVMLKNAHVRIDFISSKLSKRTNAIIDAIGIVIFTIPLSLIMVDLGWPLFQRAWVSGEMSQNAGGLIRWPVLLLVPVGFAILALQALSELIKRVAFLTGHRAEPFSVEHEKSAEELLAEELAAEAEKKNLAGAN
- a CDS encoding ribosomal protein S21 (PFAM: Ribosomal protein S21~TIGRFAM: ribosomal protein S21), with the translated sequence MTTIRVKENEPFDVALRRFKRTIEKLGLLTELRAREFYEKPTSERKRKKAAAVKRHYKRVRSMQLPKKLY
- a CDS encoding flavoprotein, HI0933 family (PFAM: HI0933-like protein~TIGRFAM: flavoprotein, HI0933 family) — its product is MPLFDLAVIGAGAAGLFCAACAGQRGLSVLLIDHAPKLAEKIRISGGGRCNFTNLQTSGANFLSENPRFCRSALARYTPADFTDLLRAHRIGFHEKHRGQLFCDEGSERIIQMLVDECQAGQVQRWQPCAVDTVGLVDGAFALATARGPVRARRLVVATGGLSIPAIGASDFGHRLARQFGHRIVPPRPALVPLTFDAAQWSPYAALAGLALEVGIATGQGATRGRFTEDLLFTHRGLSGPAVLQISSYWQPGTAVTLDLTAGVDLAAALADAKRSSKRQLATELARHLPQRLADTWLAVNGVTPERAMPECKDRDLAALAQGLAHWPLVPTGTEGYKKAEVTAGGVDTRELDSRSLESRLQPGLHFIGEVVDVTGWLGGYNFQWAWASAAACAQACADARAGVA
- a CDS encoding TIGR01244 family protein (PFAM: Putative phosphatase (DUF442)~TIGRFAM: TIGR01244 family protein), translated to MNPNLLPARPIADDVSVAPQLTPEAMAEAARAGFKSVVNNRPDFEHGPDQPTHAAMQAAAEAAGLAYRFLPVAGGYQSPEEIAAFASLLAELPRPLLCFCRSGARSTRLYQQAIQG
- a CDS encoding TRAP-type mannitol/chloroaromatic compound transport system, periplasmic component (PFAM: Bacterial extracellular solute-binding protein, family 7); this encodes MERRSFVRSAGLAGVLAAGVAPAVHAQANIRWRLTSSFPKSLDTLFGVNDVFAAKVKDLSGGKFQITTHAPGELVPAFGVVDAIQAGTVEMANTAPYYFFGKDETFALGCAIPFGLNSRQMTSWMFEGNGLKLMRDFYKPYNIINFPMGNTGAQMGGWFRKEIKSLADFKGTKFRVGGFAGKVVERIGGVPQNIPGGEIYQALEKGTIDAAEWVGPYDDLKLGFNKVAPFYAYPGWWEGGPQLDLYVNSKAYEGLSAENKAIIEAASAYAHVDMQAKYDGKNAAALKTLVAGGAKLFPFPKDLMDAAFKEAMALYSEIGAKNPNWKKVYDDYSAFRRDANLWFRFTEASFDDFMQRQKL
- a CDS encoding TRAP-type mannitol/chloroaromatic compound transport system, large permease component (PFAM: DctM-like transporters~TIGRFAM: TRAP transporter, DctM subunit) — its product is MVAFITENFVPLLFTGLLFFLLTGIPVAFGLAATGLLFGYIGMSVDLFSSNLFQALPQRVFGIMQNDTLLAIPFFTFMGIILERSGMAEDLLETVGQVFGPVRGGLAIAVILVGALLAATTGVVAAAVISMGLISLPIMLRYGYNRTIATGTITASGTLAQAIPPSLVLIVLADQLGRSVGDMYAGALIPGLLLVGLYISFVLAVAVLRPSWVPALPTEARIYREENGASGHKSLLALLVVCGVAGWAWAQVHNGLMKSWTGRVTEAPGDEVLILSLTISSLLALALALANKGLKLGLLSRLAQQVTFVLIPPLVLIFLVLGTIFLGVATPTEGGAMGALGALIMAFGRRRLNGKLMKQALDSTARLSTFVLFILIGSTVFSFTFNAADGHLWVEHLFANMPGGALGFLIVVNILVFILGCFIDFFEIAFIVIPMLAPVAEKLLPSMFPPGTPVDAIMVWFGVVIAMNLQTSFLTPPFGFALFYLRSVAAKKDYKDRVTGETIPAVTTPQIYKGSIAFIVLQLIMVGFVIAYPGLVTGGIGETVKIDADKALQEMGMPARDAPVAPPTLEAPVAPSGGGASAASEPTAANAADDAMKAVQDALKNDAAGKKP
- a CDS encoding putative Zn-dependent protease-like protein (PFAM: Putative modulator of DNA gyrase) codes for the protein MSDSSAPRGFAYSPEQFKSLVDETLGLAKRLGASDAAAEVSEGVGLSVSVRKGEVENVERNRDKSIGVTVYLGQRRGNASTSDFSSAALAQTVRAAYDIARFTAEDPAAGLPDAADLATPEEATRDLDLFHPWDLTGEMAAELSRRCEQAAFDTDRRITNSEGAGVSAQQSHFWAGNSRGFRGGFASSRHSISVAPIAGRGSLMERDAWYSSMRDAHELATPEAVGRYAAERSLSRLNARKISTREVPVLFENTLAAGLLGAYVQATSGGALYRKATFLPDSLGQQVLASHIDIDEDPHLPKGKASAPFDDEGVRTTKRRVVDAGVVQGWFLSSYSARKLGKRTTGHAGGSQNLRLSSRHTQPGDDLPAMLRKLGRGLFVTELMGQGVNYVTGDYSRGASGYWVEGGRIVHPVHEITIAGNLKDMLRSIEAVGADEYTTGGKTLGTVLLGRMKLAGS
- a CDS encoding hypothetical protein (PFAM: Yqey-like protein) is translated as MSTSPSLKDRITEDMKAAMRAKEPDRLGTIRMLLAAIKQREVDERIALDDLAVVGVVDKLIKQRKDSIAAFQQAGRDDLVAKESAEVVVLNAYLPARLSADEVAAEIATLVAELGATGPGDMGKVMGAAKARLAGKADMGQVSAAVKAALSK
- a CDS encoding uroporphyrin-III C-methyltransferase (PFAM: Tetrapyrrole (Corrin/Porphyrin) Methylases~TIGRFAM: uroporphyrin-III C-methyltransferase), with amino-acid sequence MKPQPSRPWCALVGAGPGDPELLTLKALRTLRRATVLLVDDLVNPAIVQMALAGRKRPPRVVHVGKRGGCRSTPQAFIEKLMLHEALAGERVVRVKGGDPFIFGRGGEEAATLRAQGVTVEVVNGITAGLAAASGIGVPLTHRDHAQGVMLVTGHAREGGQAPDWAVLGAAAAQGLTLVVYMGMSRLADLQAGLLRALPARTPVAVVQHASLPTQRHAAGRLDGLVQMVATHRLASPAVLIVGDVLQGLAQLPLPTAAAA
- a CDS encoding anthranilate phosphoribosyltransferase (PFAM: Glycosyl transferase family, helical bundle domain) gives rise to the protein MGIARHIKEIGRGHEGARSLGVDAAEDLMSQLLDGQCSDLEVGAFCLAMRTKGETLDELVGFLKALHERAACVPSDRPVVLIPSYNGARRLPNLTPLLALRLAQEGARVLVHGPLHDPARVTSAEIFTNMGLALAETPGCVAEAWSRHEPAFLCTSAISPALQRLLDVRWVVGLRNSGHTIAKMMNPVQGAPVLRLMSHTHPEFGALMASYAEREAADMMLLRGTEGEPVADPRRLPKLDVWLQGHWRIELSCQAQDGSLSELPLLPRKHDAATTAMYIQAVASGEKPAPAPLERQVQLLLNTLAAMDHPAPQERRA